The following are from one region of the Littorina saxatilis isolate snail1 linkage group LG2, US_GU_Lsax_2.0, whole genome shotgun sequence genome:
- the LOC138953739 gene encoding uncharacterized protein, translating to MASRTESSSDRIARWRSFAEELGVKSTSIPEFIAERMTREDAEQARLELEGKAYQDKLEVARRETDERVKYVQAQRETDEKAAEEKLRQEREEHDLRMQLLQRESESKRVKKGSRDKADNDGDSSGEEESSDLRGFRPSIPMFDESKENIATWLKRFERVATLYKWKRNTWATRVSTRLSGRAVEVYNTLDDDSADDYDGLKVALLGRYQLTAETYRRRLRTCKRKEHETFRQFGARIEENLTKWHELSEITELKQLVLLEQFLQTLSADMAAYVKEKKPQTLAEAVKSAEIHFEAHRDSKKFFQHDRDQGGKAGVGEKQKSGDNSVGTSGRKCFICESPKHLARDCPKKSKSTGAVNSGPEKSLPPVSVPTLCTPCSQQDYDPRCLVVVDGVAVEGLRDTGSQVCVVKSSLVSRSQFTGQDLEVSMAEKDIKRRYPVIKVQVDCPFYTGEVEAIVMDTPVADFIVGNHARLGDSIVLPVYAVSKVVSVVTRAQAAAEGKKSTLLHVAAPGLETVTPEQLHDLQRNDSTLKSCSEAADRRDVRTSGHSGEVGFVWKKKILYREYRGGGSVYTQVVVPQQLRLGVIKLAHEPPMGGHMGVQRTRDRVWQQFFWPGMCADIRRFVLSCDQCQKVSHKPQKVPLGKMPLIDTPFERVAIDLVGPIIPASESGNRYILVFVDYATRYPEAIPLKSIEAVKVAEAMWAVWTRVGIPSEILTDRGTQFMSEVMKEVERLLAIKGLATTPYHAQGNGLVERYNGTLKTMLRKLAQEKPKQWDRYIPALLFAYREVPQESLGFSPFELLYGRTVRGPMSVLRNLWTEEQVDEQVRTTSEYVVDLRNRIEETCKLARQNLSAAAQKHAKVFNRKTARRQFQPGDKVLLLLPQKKNKLQLCWQGPFDVLEKKGESDYRIRIYGREKLYHANLLKLYRDRQGRQGQPVVGFELTEIRGDLFSCEPDDAMAHCVSEDFEMGKGIAVHFKQSFGKVDQLRAQNKKVGEVAVLQVGASYVYYMITKKRYFHKPSYKTLRSSMEAMRDHCKQNNVASLAMPQIGCGLDELNWSAVLEIIKEVFKNTGITVKIYTFGG from the coding sequence ATGGCGTCTAGGACGGAAAGTAGTTCGGATAGGATTGCTAGATGGCGTTCATTTGCTGAGGAGCTAGGTGTTAAATCTACCAGTATTCCTGAGTTTATTGCCGAGCGAATGACCCGTGAAGATGCGGAACAGGCTAGACTAGAGCTGGAAGGGAAAGCTTATCAGGACAAGCTAGAAGTAGCGCGTCGAGAGACTGATGAGAGAGTTAAGTATGTTCAAGCTCAGCGAGAGACTGATGAGAAAGCCGCGGAAGAAAAACTAAGGCAGGAAAGAGAAGAGCATGACCTTCGCATGCAACTCCTGCAGAGAGAGTCGGAAAGTAAGAGGGTGAAGAAAGGAAGTAGGGATAAGGCTGATAATGATGGAGATTCCTCAGGTGAAGAAGAGTCTAGTGACCTTCGTGGTTTTCGGCCTTCCATACCGATGTTTGATGAGAGCAAAGAAAACATAGCTACTTGGTTGAAAAGGTTTGAGAGAGTCGCTACCTTGTACAAGTGGAAGAGAAATACGTGGGCAACTAGGGTCTCGACTAGGTTGTCGGGTAGGGCTGTAGAAGTGTACAACACTCTGGATGATGATAGCGCAGACGACTATGACGGTTTGAAGGTCGCGTTGTTAGGCCGCTATCAGCTCACAGCCGAAACCTACCGCCGTCGTCTCAGAACCTGCAAGAGAAAAGAACATGAAACGTTCAGACAGTTCGGTGCTCGCATTGAAGAGAATTTGACTAAGTGGCATGAGCTTTCCGAGATCACAGAACTGAAACAGTTGGTTTTGCTTGAACAGTTCTTGCAGACCTTGAGCGCGGACATGGCCGCGTACGTTAAGGAGAAAAAACCTCAGACGTTAGCCGAAGCAGTTAAGTCCGCTGAGATTCATTTTGAAGCACACCGTGATAGTAAGAAGTTTTTTCAGCATGATCGTGATCAGGGTGGAAAGGCTGGCGTTGGTGAAAAGCAGAAAAGTGGAGATAACTCAGTTGGTACATCCGGTAGGAAGTGTTTCATCTGTGAGTCCCCCAAACATTTGGCTAGAGATTGCCCCAAGAAGAGCAAGTCGACGGGAGCGGTGAATAGTGGTCCTGAGAAGTCTTTACCGCCCGTCAGTGTACCTACTTTGTGTACTCCCTGTAGCCAGCAGGACTACGACCCGAGATGCCTGGTTGTGGTAGATGGTGTTGCAGTGGAGGGGTTGCGTGATACTGGATCTCAGGTTTGCGTCGTGAAGAGTTCATTAGTTTCAAGGTCTCAGTTCACAGGACAGGATCTTGAGGTTTCTATGGCTGAGAAAGACATCAAGAGGCGCTATCCAGTGATTAAGGTTCAGGTTGATTGTCCTTTCTACACTGGTGAGGTTGAGGCTATCGTCATGGATACACCTGTTGCTGATTTCATTGTAGGTAATCACGCCCGGCTGGGTGACTCGATTGTTCTTCCAGTGTACGCTGTGTCCAAGGTTGTGTCAGTTGTCACTCGTGCTCAGGCTGCCGCTGAAGGGAAGAAGTCGACTTTGTTACATGTTGCTGCTCCAGGGCTAGAAACAGTCACCCCTGAGCAGTTGCATGACCTTCAGCGGAATGATTCGACTTTGAAGAGTTGTAGTGAGGCGGCAGATCGCCGGGACGTCAGAACGTCTGGTCACTCCGGTGAAGTTGGGtttgtttggaagaagaagattctgTACCGTGAGTATCGCGGTGGTGGTAGCGTCTATACTCAGGTTGTTGTTCCCCAGCAGTTGAGGTTAGGTGTTATCAAGTTGGCTCATGAACCGCCTATGGGAGGTCACATGGGTGTTCAGAGGACACGTGATCGAGTTTGGCAGCAGTTCTTTTGGCCAGGTATGTGCGCAGACATACGTCGCTTTGTGTTGTCTTGTGATCAGTGTCAGAAGGTTTCTCATAAGCCACAGAAGGTACCGTTAGGTAAGATGCCTCTCATCGATACGCCGTTCGAGCGTGTGGCGATCGATCTGGTTGGTCCCATCATCCCTGCTTCTGAGTCTGGTAACCGGTACATCTTAGTGtttgtggactacgctactcggtaCCCGGAAGCCATTCCATTGAAGTCGATTGAGGCTGTGAAGGTTGCAGAAGCGATGTGGGCAGTCTGGACTCGAGTAGGAATTCCCTCAGAGATTTTGACAGACCGTGGTACCCAGTTCATGTCCGAGGTGATGAAAGAAGTGGAGCGTTTGCTGGCCATCAAGGGTTTAGCGACTACTCCGTATCATGCGCAAGGAAACGGATTGGTGGAACGATACAACGGAACACTCAAGACCATGCTACGCAAGCTTGCTCAAGAGAAACCGAAGCAGTGGGATCGCTACATTCCTGCACTCCTCTTCGCTTATCGTGAAGTTCCACAGGAGAGTCTGGGATTCTCTCCCTTTGAGCTTCTATATGGCAGGACAGTGCGAGGACCCATGTCTGTTCTTCGCAACCTATGGACGGAAGAGCAAGTCGATGAGCAAGTTCGCACGACTTCTGAGTATGTGGTTGACTTGAGGAACCGGATTGAGGAAACCTGCAAACTGGCGCGTCAGAATTTGTCAGCTGCTGCACAGAAACACGCGAAGGTGTTCAACCGTAAGACAGCTCGAAGACAGTTCCAGCCTGGAGACAAGGTTTTGTTGCTGCtgccgcagaagaagaacaagctgCAGCTGTGTTGGCAGGGACCGTTCGACGTTCTGGAGAAGAAGGGCGAGTCAGACTACAGGATTCGGATCTACGGGCGTGAGAAGCTGTACCACGCCAATCTTCTCAAGttgtacagagacagacaagggcGACAGGGTCAACCTGTTGTGGGGTTTGAGCTAACAGAGATCAGAGGCGACCTTTTCAGTTGTGAACCTGATGATGCTATGGCCCACTGCGTTAGTGAAGATTTTGAGATGGGAAAAGGCATTGCCGTTCACTTCAAGCAATCGTTTGGAAAAGTTGATCAACTTAGAGCACAAAACAAGAAGGTGGGAGAGGTAGCTGTACTACAGGTAGGTGCTTCCTACGTTTACTACATGATCACCAAGAAACGCTACTTTCACAAACCCTCCTACAAAACGCTGCGGTCCTCCATGGAAGCTATGAGGGACCACTGCAAGCAGAACAATGTCGCTTCCCTGGCCATGCCGCAGATCGGATGTGGATTGGACGAGCTGAACTGGAGCGCCGTCCTTGAGATAATCAAGGAAGTCTTCAAGAACACAGGCATAACTGTTAAGATCTACACCTTCGGGGGCTAA
- the LOC138959520 gene encoding uncharacterized protein, giving the protein MMSTFILGMTVAAGVALTVALPSDLLTKRADTERVPNCPTDNSYTFSGAFASPDMKVVRAICNCSYLGDKAGQVGPNSNLAWYQGNQCGNASYADEGLTQETRKAWEISCQCSEVADTEPECLVSDLEGQWMRCFLFVLAEADDTYCSEMRFSDGRVEKGIASCSIAGEYYWGRK; this is encoded by the exons ATGATGTCGACATTTATTCTGGGGATGACTGTTGCTGCTGGAGTTGCTCTCACTGTTGCCCTCCCCTCTGATCTGTTGACCAAAAGAGCAG ATACCGAACGGGTGCCAAACTGTCCTACAGATAATTCTT ACACATTCTCTGGTGCATTTGCCAGTCCAGATATGAAAGTGGTGCGAGCAATATGCAACTGCTCCTATC TGGGCGACAAAGCAGGCCAGGTTGGACCAAACTCAAATCTCGCCTGGTACCAGGGAAACCAATGTGGCAACGCCTCAT ATGCCGATGAGGGTCTAACCCAGGAAACTAGGAAAGCATGGGAAATAAGCTGCCAGTGCTCGGAAG tggCTGATACCGAGCCAGAGTGCCTTGTCTCAG ACCTCGAAGGACAGTGGATGCGATGCTTCCTGT TCGTTTTGGCTGAAGCTGATGACACTTATTGCTCTGAAATGC GTTTCTCTGATGGGCGTGTGGAGAAAGGAATCGCATCTTGTTCCATCGCTGGCGAATACTATTGGGGCCGCAAGTAG